From one Humulus lupulus chromosome 8, drHumLupu1.1, whole genome shotgun sequence genomic stretch:
- the LOC133794165 gene encoding external alternative NAD(P)H-ubiquinone oxidoreductase B2, mitochondrial-like: MRGSTVFQRVSRAFHDHPSLSKLLVVVTVSGGGLVAYAEANQVNSPQITNVSEVDSKKKKVIVLGTGWAGTSFLRNLSNPSYEVQVVSPRNYFAFTPLLPSVTCGTVEARSIVEPVRNIVRKKNVDVQFCEAECIKIDAKNKKIYCRSNQNNNLNGQEEFVLDYDVLVIGIGANVNTFNTPGVMEHCHFLKEVEDAQKIRRTVIDCFERACLPTVSNEEKKRILHFAIVGGGPTGVEFAAELHDFVNEDLVKLYPGVKDLVKITLLEAGGHILGMFDKRITAFAEQKFQREGIDVKTGSMVVKVSDKEISTKEMKTGEISTIPYGMVLWSTGIGTRPVVKDFMMQVGQANRRALATDEWLRVEGCDNVYALGDCATINQRKVMEDISAIFTKADKDNSGTLTAKEFEEVLTDICERYPQVELYLKSKQMGDIVDLLKESKGDVSKESIELNIEEFKAALSQVDSQMKFLPATAQVAAQQGVYLAKCLNRIEECEKNPEGPLRFRGSGRHRFRPFRYKHLGQFAPLGGEQTAAQLPGDWVSIGKSSQWLWYSVYASKQVSWRNRALVVSDWTRRFIYGRDSSRI; this comes from the exons TGGTGGAGGGCTTGTGGCTTATGCCGAGGCAAACCAAGTTAACAGCCCCCAAATCACAAATGTATCTGAGGTGGATAgcaagaaaaagaaagtcattgTACTTGGCACAGGCTGGGCTGGAACAAGTTTCCTGAGGAATCTGAGTAATCCCTCCTATGAGGTTCAGGTTGTATCGCCTCGTAATTATTTTGCTTTCACCCCTTTGCTTCCAAGTGTTACATGTGGTACAGTGGAAGCTCGCAGCATTGTGGAACCTGTTCGTAACATTGTCAGGAAG AAAAATGTAGATGTTCAATTCTGTGAAGCAGAATGTATCAAAATTGATGCAAAAAACAAGAAAATCTATTGCCGATCTAATCAAAACAACAATTTGAATGGACAAGAAGAATTTGTTTTGGACTATGACGTGCTTGTAATAGGTATTGGAGCCAATGTTAATACATTCAATACCCCTGGCGTGATGGAGCACTGCCACTTCTTGAAG GAAGTTGAGGATGCTCAAAAGATCAGAAGAACCGTTATTGACTGCTTTGAAAGGGCTTGCCTACCAACTGTGAGCAATGAAGAGAAGAAGAGGATTCTTCATTTCGCTATTGTTGGTGGTGGCCCAACTGGTGTGGAGTTTGCTGCAGAGCTTCATGATTTTGTTAATGAGGATTTGGTCAAACTGTATCCCGGGGTGAAAGATCTTGTAAAAATCACTCTTTTAGAGGCAGGAGGTCATATTCTGGGAAT GTTTGACAAAAGAATTACAGCTTTTGCTGAACAAAAGTTTCAAAGAGAGGGCATTGATGTGAAAACAGGATCAATGGTTGTCAAAGTATCTGATAAAGAAATATCTACCAAAGAAATGAAAACAGGCGAAATTTCTACCATACCTTATGGGATGGTTCTCTGGTCAACTGGTATTGGAACGCGCCCTGTGGTAAAAGATTTTATGATGCAAGTTGGTCAG GCTAATAGGCGAGCACTGGCGACTGATGAATGGCTGCGAGTTGAGGGATGTGACAACGTATATGCCCTTGGTGATTGTGCTACCATCAATCAGCGAAAAGTCATG GAAGATATTTCAGCAATATTTACCAAGGCAGACAAGGACAATTCAGGAACACTTACAGcgaaagaatttgaagaagtCCTTACTGACATCTGTGAAAGATACCCTCAGGTGGAGCTTTATCTGAAGAGCAAGCAGATGGGCGATATTGTTGACCTTTTAAAGGAATCAAAGGGGGATGTTTCAAAAGAATCCATAGAACTGAATATTGAAGAATTTAAAGCAGCTCTTTCTCAAGTGGATTCCCAGATGAAATTTCTTCCAGCTACAGCTCAG GTTGCAGCCCAGCAAGGTGTTTACCTAGCTAAATGTCTCAACCGTATCGAAGAGTGTGAAAAAAATCCAGAAGGTCCTCTCAGGTTCAGGGGATCAGGTCGCCACAGATTCCGTCCCTTTAG GTACAAACATCTTGGACAATTTGCTCCATTGGGGGGAGAGCAAACAGCAGCTCAACTTCCTGGAGATTGGGTTTCTATTGGCAAGAGCTCTCAGTGGCTCTGGTATTCTGTGTATGCAAG CAAACAAGTCAGCTGGCGTAACAGAGCACTTGTGGTTTCGGACTGGACAAGGCGTTTCATTTATGGGAGAGACTCTAGCCGCATATGA
- the LOC133794166 gene encoding dynein light chain 1, cytoplasmic-like codes for MLEGKAIIGETDMLQVMQQDALRLAAKALDVFDIAETTNIAHFIKKDFDESHGHGWQCIVGNDFGSFVTHRQGCFIYFCIGSLAFLLFRVEVNSNVEENLIPEMEAVQK; via the exons ATGTTAGAAGGCAAAGCCATCATTGGAGAGACTGACATGCTTCAAGTCATGCAGCAAGACGCGCTTCGCTTGGCTGCAAAGGCCCTGGACGTGTTTGACATCGCTGAAACAACCAACATTGCTCACTTCATTAAGAAG GATTTTGATGAATCCCATGGACACGGGTGGCAATGCATAGTGGGAAACGATTTCGGTTCCTTTGTCACGCACCGCCAGGGGTGTTTCATCTATTTCTGCATCGGCAGCCTTGCCTTCTTGCTCTTCAGGGTTGAAGTTAATTCAAACGTTGAAGAAAACTTGATCCCTGAGATGGAGGCTGTGCAGAAATAA
- the LOC133794164 gene encoding protein TRANSPORT INHIBITOR RESPONSE 1-like: MEICSMDSKRKKESGESDESSGKLKHFPDEVLEGVLGLIKSHKDRSSVSLVCKNWYNAERWSRSSVFIGNCYSVSPEILARRFTNIRSVTLKGKPRFSDFNLVPRDWGADVQSWLSVFAVKYPNLEELRLKRMSVSDESLEFLALSFPNFKALSLLSCDGFSTDGLASIATHCKNLVELDIQDNDVDDRSGCWLSYFPESFTSLETLNFANLNSDVSFDALERLVIRCKSFKTLKVNKNINLEQLQKLISHAPRLMELGTGTFTQDLTANQHSELENAFSNCKNLHTLSGLWETKALYLPVLYPACTNLTFLNLSYAVMQSTEFASLLSHCPRLRRLWVLDTVEDKGLEAIGTHCPLLEELRVFPDNPFDPEVIHGVTESGFLAVSFGCPKLHYVLYFCRQMTNVAVATIVKNCPGFTHFRLCIMDPRKPDYLTNEPMDEAFGAVVKTCTKLRRLAVSGLLTDLTFEYIGKHAKNLETLSVAFAGSSDWGMQCVLSGCPKLRKLEIRDSPFGNEALLSGIDKYESMRSLWMSACKVTTSACRLLAREMPRLNVEVINDEGSGDMVANKVYVYRSVAGPRRDAPPFVLTL; this comes from the exons ATGGAAATTTGCTCAATGGAttctaagagaaagaaagaatCGGGCGAGTCAGACGAGTCAAGTGGAAAATTAAAACACTTCCCGGACGAGGTTTTGGAGGGAGTTCTGGGTCTGATTAAGTCCCACAAGGACAGGAGCTCAGTCTCTCTGGTCTGCAAGAACTGGTACAATGCGGAGAGATGGTCTCGGAGCAGCGTCTTCATCGGAAACTGCTACTCAGTATCGCCAGAGATCTTGGCACGGCGATTCACAAACATTCGGAGCGTGACCCTGAAAGGAAAGCCTCGATTCTCGGACTTCAATTTGGTTCCCCGCGATTGGGGAGCCGATGTTCAATCATGGCTGTCGGTCTTCGCCGTCAAGTACCCGAATCTTGAGGAGCTGAGGCTTAAGAGAATGAGTGTTAGTGATGAGAGCTTGGAGTTTCTGGCTCTTTCATTCCCTAATTTCAAAGCTCTCTCGCTTTTGAGCTGTGATGGCTTCAGCACTGATGGCCTTGCCTCCATTGCCACTCATTgcaa AAACTTGGTTGAGCTGGACATACAGGACAATGATGTGGACGACAGAAGTGGTTGTTGGTTGAGTTACTTCCCCGAGTCCTTCACATCATTGGAAACACTAAACTTCGCCAACCTAAATTCTGATGTCAGTTTTGATGCTCTTGAGAGACTTGTCATTAGGTGCAAATCGTTTAAGACTTTGAAggttaataaaaatattaacttGGAACAATTACAAAAGCTTATTAGTCATGCTCCAAGATTAATGGAGCTTGGTACTGGTACGTTCACACAAGATCTCACTGCAAATCAGCATTCAGAGCTAGAAAATGCCTTTAGCAATTGCAAGAATCTACATACACTCTCTGGCTTATGGGAAACTAAAGCCTTGTATCTCCCAGTTCTATATCCTGCTTGTACAAACTTAACTTTTTTAAATTTGAGCTATGCGGTTATGCAAAGCACCGAGTTTGCAAGTCTTCTGTCTCACTGTCCGCGTCTTCGTCGTCTTTGG GTTCTTGACACGGTAGAAGATAAGGGACTCGAGGCCATTGGAACTCACTGTCCTCTGCTTGAGGAACTCCGTGTTTTTCCTGATAATCCCTTTGATCCTGAGGTTATCCATGGGGTGACTGAATCTGGATTTCTGGCAGTGTCCTTTGGCTGCCCCAAACTCCATTATGTACTCTACTTTTGCCGGCAAATGACAAATGTTGCAGTAGCAACCATTGTAAAGAACTGTCCTGGCTTCACTCACTTCCGTCTCTGCATAATGGACCCTAGAAAGCCAGATTACTTGACAAACGAGCCTATGGATGAAGCTTTTGGTGCAGTGGTGAAGACTTGCACTAAGCTCCGGAGGCTTGCAGTTTCAGGTTTATTGACTGACTTAACGTTTGAGTATATTGGGAAGCATGCCAAAAATCTGGAAACCCTTTCAGTGGCTTTTGCTGGTAGCAGTGATTGGGGGATGCAGTGTGTGCTGAGTGGTTGTCCAAAGTTGAGGAAACTTGAGATAAGAGACTCACCATTTGGGAATGAAGCTCTTCTTTCGGGTATAGATAAGTACGAATCCATGAGGTCGCTTTGGATGTCAGCTTGCAAGGTCACAACGAGTGCCTGTCGTCTCTTGGCCAGAGAGATGCCTAGGCTGAATGTTGAAGTAATCAACGATGAAGGGAGTGGTGACATGGTTGCTAATAAAGTTTATGTTTACCGTTCTGTTGCCGGGCCTAGAAGGGATGCTCCTCCTTTCGTTCTTACTCTCTGA
- the LOC133794167 gene encoding vacuolar protein 8: protein MGEEKGHDQTSTDSFTGDSGLRQAIDFLSSLILLSHSIKVFSVKWQSIRSKLEELNSSLISFENCNSSENQEMNELILSLMVTITECYDLARRCVDFSYSGKLLMQSDLDVIFAKFDAHSRKLTEIYNAGILTQGFALIVSRPGFGACRDDMRFYVRDLVTRMKIGDIKMKHQALSNFYAAVVEDEKYVNVITELGDVVNVLVNFLDSPEIEIQEGSAKIVSVIAGFDSHKGVLVGAGAIAPLIRVLECGSELGKEASARSLKRITENSDNAWSVSAHGGVTALLKICSLSDCRAELIGPACGVLKNLAGVEEIRRFMVEEGAISTFIKLSRSKDETVQINSIEFLQNIASGDEFIRQTVVKEGGIRTLLRVIEPRSTCSSKTREIALRAIENLCFSSTSSIGILLNYSFVDHLIFFLRNGEVSVHELALKVAVRLSGTSEEAKKALGDAGFMPELIKFLDSKSFEVREMAAEALAGMVSVPRNRKRFVHDDRNIALLLQLLDPEQEHSGNKKLLLSILMSLTSSNSGRRKIASSGHLKNIEKLADAEVYDAKKLVRKLSANRFRNMLSGFWHS, encoded by the coding sequence ATGGGAGAAGAGAAGGGTCACGACCAAACCTCGACGGACTCCTTCACTGGAGATTCCGGTCTCCGGCAAGCCATTGATTTTCTCTCGTCACTTATATTGCTGTCTCATTCCATCAAAGTCTTTTCCGTAAAATGGCAATCGATTAGGAGCAAGCTTGAGGAGTTGAACTCTAGCCTGATTTCCTTTGAAAATTGCAATTCAAGCGAGAACCAAGAAATGAATGAATTGATTCTATCTTTGATGGTCACAATCACCGAGTGCTACGATCTAGCTCGCCGCTGTGTTGATTTTTCTTATAGTGGAAAGCTTCTGATGCAGAGTGATTTGGATGTGATCTTTGCGAAATTCGATGCCCATTCAAGAAAGCTAACAGAAATTTACAACGCCGGGATTTTGACTCAAGGGTTCGCCTTAATCGTTTCCAGACCTGGTTTCGGAGCTTGCAGAGACGACATGAGATTTTACGTGAGAGATTTGGTGACCCGAATGAAGATTGGCGATATAAAGATGAAGCATCAAGCTTTGAGTAATTTTTATGCGGCGGTGGTTGAAGACGAGAAGTATGTAAACGTCATTACTGAACTTGGCGACGTTGTTAATGTACTCGTCAACTTCCTGGACTCGCCGGAGATTGAGATCCAAGAAGGATCTGCGAAAATAGTATCGGTCATTGCTGGGTTTGATTCCCATAAAGGTGTTCTAGTCGGAGCCGGAGCTATAGCGCCATTGATTCGGGTCTTGGAATGTGGGAGTGAGTTGGGGAAAGAAGCGTCTGCCAGGAGCTTAAAAAGAATAACTGAGAATTCCGATAACGCTTGGTCGGTATCTGCTCATGGGGGAGTGACGGCTCTGCTAAAGATATGTTCTTTAAGCGATTGCCGAGCGGAATTGATAGGTCCAGCTTGTGGGGTTCTGAAAAATCTTGCCGGCGTCGAAGAAATAAGGAGATTTATGGTTGAAGAAGGAGCTATTTCGACCTTCATCAAGCTTTCTCGGTCCAAGGATGAAACCGTTCAGATAAACTCCATAGAATTTCTCCAAAATATAGCGTCTGGGGATGAGTTCATTAGGCAAACGGTAGTCAAAGAAGGAGGAATTCGAACCTTACTAAGAGTCATCGAGCCCAGATCGACTTGCAGTTCCAAGACCCGAGAGATAGCTCTGCGGGCAATAGAAAATCTCTGTTTTTCATCAACGAGCTCAATTGGGATTTTGCTCAATTACTCGTTCGTTGACCACCTCATCTTTTTTCTTAGAAACGGAGAAGTTTCAGTCCATGAACTGGCATTGAAAGTTGCAGTTAGGCTATCTGGGACATCGGAAGAAGCCAAGAAAGCGTTAGGCGACGCCGGTTTCATGCCTGAGCTCATTAAGTTTCTCGATTCCAAGTCGTTTGAGGTTCGGGAAATGGCTGCCGAGGCCCTAGCAGGCATGGTTTCGGTGCCCAGAAATCGAAAAAGGTTTGTACATGACGATCGGAACATTGCCCTGCTTCTCCAATTGCTCGACCCTGAACAGGAACATTCAGGTAACAAAAAACTGTTGCTTTCAATACTTATGTCGTTGACCAGTAGCAATAGTGGGAGAAGAAAGATTGCGAGTTCTGGGCATCTCAAGAACATTGAAAAGCTAGCAGATGCAGAGGTTTACGATGCCAAGAAACTTGTCAGGAAATTGTCCGCAAACAGGTTCCGAAATATGTTGAGTGGATTCTGGCATTCTTGA